The following coding sequences lie in one Alloacidobacterium dinghuense genomic window:
- the rpsE gene encoding 30S ribosomal protein S5 translates to MATLKKKLDAGQYNLKDQVVAINRVTKVVKGGKNMSFAALVVVGDPGAGVVGYGSGKAKEVPQAIRKGIEAAKKNLVRINLTETTIPHQVLGRYGSGHVLLKPAPEGTGVIAGGAVRAVMTSAGVQNVLTKSLGTANPHNVIKATFDALVQLRDREEVAALRGKQVQEL, encoded by the coding sequence ATGGCAACACTGAAAAAGAAACTGGATGCCGGACAGTACAACCTGAAGGATCAGGTTGTCGCGATCAACCGCGTGACCAAGGTCGTCAAGGGCGGCAAGAACATGTCCTTTGCCGCGCTGGTCGTCGTGGGCGATCCGGGTGCCGGTGTCGTAGGCTATGGCTCGGGCAAAGCGAAGGAAGTGCCGCAGGCAATCCGCAAGGGCATTGAAGCGGCCAAGAAGAACCTGGTCCGCATCAACCTGACGGAAACAACAATTCCGCACCAGGTACTGGGCCGCTACGGTTCGGGCCACGTGCTGTTGAAGCCGGCTCCGGAAGGTACGGGCGTGATCGCTGGCGGCGCAGTGCGCGCGGTGATGACCTCGGCTGGCGTGCAGAACGTTCTCACCAAGAGCCTCGGCACTGCCAACCCACACAACGTGATCAAGGCGACCTTCGACGCCCTCGTTCAGCTGCGCGATCGCGAGGAAGTGGCAGCGCTCCGCGGCAAGCAGGTACAGGAGTTATAA
- the rplR gene encoding 50S ribosomal protein L18 → MITQINRNEIRQRIHTRIREKMTGTPERPRLNVYRSLNHIYAQVIDDSKGVTVVSASTKAAKLKTGGNIAAAKEIGKLVAERAQEKGIKKVVFDRGGYLYHGRIKALADAAREAGLEF, encoded by the coding sequence ATGATTACGCAGATCAACAGAAACGAAATTCGCCAGCGCATTCACACGCGCATCCGCGAGAAGATGACTGGTACTCCAGAGCGTCCGCGCCTCAATGTCTACCGCTCGCTGAACCACATCTATGCCCAGGTCATCGACGACTCCAAGGGTGTCACCGTGGTTTCCGCGTCGACGAAGGCAGCCAAGCTGAAGACCGGCGGCAACATTGCAGCGGCGAAGGAAATTGGCAAGCTGGTGGCTGAGCGCGCGCAGGAAAAGGGCATCAAGAAGGTTGTCTTTGATCGCGGCGGTTATCTCTATCACGGACGCATCAAGGCCCTGGCCGATGCGGCGCGGGAAGCCGGTCTCGAGTTCTAA
- the rplF gene encoding 50S ribosomal protein L6 gives MSRIGKKPIPLPQGVKYSVKGNTIVVEGPKGKVEQVIPSGIKLETEDGHIVASRESDSQAAIHGLTRALVANAVEGVTKGWSKDLDIVGIGYRVELKGKDTVVFTLGYSHPIEFPLPTGITVAIDPKQTRITVSGIDRQKVGQIAADMRSLRKPDPYKNKGVRYSDEKLKKKVGKTGAK, from the coding sequence ATGTCGCGTATTGGTAAGAAGCCGATTCCGTTGCCGCAGGGCGTGAAGTACAGCGTCAAGGGCAATACCATCGTTGTCGAAGGCCCGAAGGGCAAGGTTGAGCAGGTGATTCCTTCCGGCATCAAGCTGGAGACGGAAGACGGGCATATCGTTGCCAGCCGTGAAAGCGATTCGCAGGCTGCGATTCATGGTCTGACACGCGCTCTGGTGGCCAACGCTGTCGAAGGCGTGACCAAGGGTTGGTCGAAGGATCTGGACATCGTCGGCATCGGTTACCGTGTTGAGTTGAAGGGTAAGGACACCGTGGTGTTCACGCTTGGCTATTCGCACCCGATTGAATTTCCGCTGCCCACCGGCATCACGGTGGCGATTGATCCCAAGCAGACCCGCATTACCGTCAGCGGTATCGATCGCCAGAAGGTCGGCCAGATAGCTGCTGATATGCGCTCGTTGCGCAAGCCCGATCCGTACAAGAACAAGGGAGTGCGTTACTCGGACGAGAAGCTGAAGAAGAAGGTTGGCAAGACTGGAGCGAAGTAA
- the rpsH gene encoding 30S ribosomal protein S8, giving the protein MSFTDPVADFLTRLRNSIRARHQKLDVPASKLKTEIARILKEEGYIANYKAAEENGRNVLRVYLKYGANNEAAIRDLARVSRPGCRVYIGRDEIKRVQGGLGISIMTTPRGVMTGRQARKEGVGGEILCEVW; this is encoded by the coding sequence ATGAGCTTTACCGATCCAGTAGCAGATTTCCTGACGCGCTTGCGGAATTCGATCCGCGCGCGCCACCAGAAGCTGGATGTTCCGGCCTCGAAGCTGAAGACCGAGATCGCCCGCATTCTGAAGGAAGAGGGCTATATCGCCAACTACAAGGCCGCTGAAGAGAATGGCCGCAATGTGCTGCGCGTGTACCTCAAGTACGGCGCCAACAACGAAGCTGCTATCCGCGACCTCGCTCGCGTTTCGCGCCCGGGCTGCCGTGTCTACATCGGTCGCGACGAGATCAAGCGCGTACAGGGTGGACTTGGCATCAGCATCATGACCACGCCTCGCGGCGTCATGACCGGCCGTCAGGCACGTAAAGAAGGCGTAGGCGGCGAAATCCTCTGCGAAGTCTGGTGA
- a CDS encoding type Z 30S ribosomal protein S14 encodes MATTAKRVKDARKPKFSSRQHNRCKLCGRPRAYLRKFGVCRLCFRGLALKGEIPGVVKSSW; translated from the coding sequence ATGGCAACGACCGCAAAAAGAGTAAAAGACGCCCGCAAGCCGAAGTTTTCTTCTCGCCAGCACAACCGCTGCAAGCTGTGCGGACGCCCGCGCGCGTATCTGCGCAAGTTCGGCGTCTGCCGTCTGTGCTTCCGTGGGTTGGCTCTCAAGGGAGAGATCCCCGGCGTAGTTAAGTCCAGCTGGTAG
- the rplE gene encoding 50S ribosomal protein L5, whose translation MAARLKEKYQKEIKGALQKELGLENTMAVPRLEKIVLNMGLGESTQNSKMIDPLVADLASITGQKPVLTKAKKSIAAFKVREGMSIGAMVTLRGDAMYEFLDRLISVALPRVRDFRGVSTKSFDGRGNYTLGLRDQLIFAEIDYAKVDKLKGMNVTIVTSAQDDNSARALLKQFGMPFRQTA comes from the coding sequence ATGGCAGCAAGACTGAAAGAGAAGTATCAGAAGGAAATCAAGGGCGCGCTCCAGAAGGAGCTGGGTCTTGAGAACACGATGGCGGTTCCGCGCCTCGAGAAGATCGTTCTGAATATGGGTCTGGGCGAATCGACGCAGAACTCGAAGATGATCGACCCGCTCGTGGCCGACCTCGCCTCGATCACCGGTCAGAAGCCGGTGCTGACCAAGGCGAAGAAATCCATTGCTGCCTTCAAGGTGCGCGAGGGCATGTCGATTGGCGCGATGGTCACGCTGCGCGGCGATGCGATGTACGAGTTCCTCGACCGTCTGATTTCCGTAGCGCTGCCCCGTGTTCGCGATTTCCGCGGAGTTTCGACGAAGAGCTTTGACGGCCGTGGCAACTACACGCTTGGCCTGCGCGACCAGCTGATCTTCGCTGAGATCGATTACGCGAAGGTCGACAAGCTGAAGGGCATGAACGTCACGATTGTGACCTCGGCCCAGGACGACAATTCGGCGCGCGCGCTGCTCAAGCAGTTTGGCATGCCGTTCCGCCAGACGGCGTAA
- the rplX gene encoding 50S ribosomal protein L24 — protein sequence MSLNIQRNDQVEVIAGTDKGKRGRVLRVVPDENRILVEHVRMIKKNVRPNPQRNIKGGIAEQEAPIHLSNVALVCPSCGPTRVGHKFEGDTKVRVCKKCGQTLAPKKK from the coding sequence ATGAGTTTGAACATACAGCGCAATGACCAGGTGGAAGTGATCGCAGGCACCGATAAGGGCAAGCGCGGCCGCGTGCTGCGCGTCGTGCCTGATGAAAACCGTATCCTCGTCGAGCATGTGCGGATGATCAAGAAGAATGTCCGCCCGAATCCGCAGCGGAACATCAAGGGCGGCATCGCCGAGCAGGAAGCTCCGATCCACCTTTCAAACGTGGCTCTGGTTTGCCCGAGCTGCGGTCCAACCCGCGTGGGACACAAGTTTGAAGGCGACACGAAAGTTCGCGTGTGCAAGAAGTGCGGACAGACGTTAGCGCCGAAAAAGAAGTAG
- the rplN gene encoding 50S ribosomal protein L14 translates to MAVQMRTMLEVADNSGARKLQMILPLGGASGKKAGLGDVITAAVKEASPDGQVKKGKVVKAVVVRTRKETRRRDGTYIRFDTNAAVLINEAGEPVGTRVFGPVARELREKKFLKIVSLAPEVL, encoded by the coding sequence ATGGCAGTGCAGATGAGAACCATGCTTGAGGTGGCCGACAACTCCGGCGCCCGCAAACTGCAAATGATTCTGCCGCTGGGTGGCGCAAGCGGCAAGAAGGCCGGTCTTGGCGATGTCATCACAGCCGCGGTGAAGGAAGCCTCGCCCGATGGCCAGGTGAAAAAGGGCAAAGTGGTGAAGGCCGTTGTGGTCCGCACGCGTAAAGAAACGCGCCGCCGCGACGGAACCTACATCCGCTTCGACACGAACGCCGCCGTGCTGATCAACGAAGCCGGTGAGCCGGTCGGAACGCGCGTGTTTGGCCCAGTTGCTCGCGAACTGCGCGAGAAGAAGTTTTTGAAGATTGTTTCGCTGGCTCCTGAAGTTCTTTAA
- the rpsQ gene encoding 30S ribosomal protein S17, with translation MTEVKSEATVESRRNEKVGQVVSTKMQKTIVVEVEMRKAHPKYKRIVKSSKKFYAHDEQNSARVGDVVRIRETRPLSKLKRWQLEEIVRRSALAQVEAAAPVAE, from the coding sequence ATGACTGAAGTAAAGAGCGAAGCCACAGTAGAATCGCGCCGCAACGAGAAGGTCGGCCAGGTCGTTTCGACCAAGATGCAGAAGACCATCGTCGTGGAAGTAGAGATGCGCAAGGCGCATCCGAAGTACAAGCGCATCGTGAAGAGCAGCAAGAAGTTCTATGCGCATGACGAACAGAACTCGGCGCGCGTGGGCGACGTGGTCCGCATTCGCGAGACCCGTCCGCTAAGCAAGCTGAAGCGCTGGCAGCTGGAAGAGATTGTCCGCCGCTCCGCGCTGGCACAAGTAGAAGCAGCAGCACCGGTCGCTGAGTAA
- the rpmC gene encoding 50S ribosomal protein L29, with protein sequence MELEKIRNLSDTELNVEEHKAAEQLFRLRFQMKLGQSEGVKKLRGLKKDIARIKTISRERELKLHGEAPKAESAAPVKAAKAKKTKKEAR encoded by the coding sequence ATGGAACTCGAAAAGATTCGCAATCTGAGCGACACCGAGCTCAACGTCGAAGAGCACAAGGCGGCTGAACAGCTGTTTCGCCTGCGCTTCCAGATGAAGCTCGGCCAGAGTGAAGGCGTAAAGAAGCTGCGCGGGCTGAAGAAAGATATCGCTCGCATCAAGACGATTTCGCGCGAGCGCGAGCTGAAGCTGCATGGCGAGGCTCCGAAGGCGGAATCGGCAGCGCCGGTGAAGGCCGCGAAGGCAAAGAAGACCAAGAAGGAGGCTCGCTAA
- the rplP gene encoding 50S ribosomal protein L16 — translation MLMPKKVKYRKQQKGKMRGKAWRGSELSFGDFGLKVMECGYITDRQIEASRIAMTRFIKRGGKVWLRVFPDKPVTKKPAEVRMGSGKGPLDHWSAVVRPGKILFEMEGVAPEIAQEAMRLASNKLPLKTRFVQRHTVKAVVAAK, via the coding sequence ATGTTGATGCCAAAGAAGGTCAAGTATCGCAAGCAGCAGAAGGGCAAGATGCGCGGCAAGGCATGGCGCGGCTCTGAGCTGTCGTTCGGCGATTTCGGCCTGAAGGTCATGGAGTGCGGTTATATTACAGACCGCCAGATCGAGGCCAGCCGTATTGCGATGACGCGCTTCATCAAGCGTGGCGGCAAAGTCTGGCTGCGCGTCTTTCCGGACAAGCCGGTCACGAAGAAGCCGGCCGAAGTTCGAATGGGTTCGGGCAAGGGTCCGCTCGATCACTGGTCCGCGGTTGTGCGTCCAGGCAAGATCCTGTTCGAGATGGAAGGTGTAGCGCCGGAGATCGCGCAGGAAGCCATGCGCCTGGCTTCGAACAAGCTGCCGCTCAAGACGCGTTTTGTTCAGCGTCATACGGTCAAGGCTGTGGTCGCAGCGAAGTAA
- the rpsC gene encoding 30S ribosomal protein S3, which produces MGQKVHPYGFRIGINKPWRSRWFSERDYDKLLVEDVKLKKELKDKLKAAGVSSVEVERPGNKLRIIIRTARPGIIIGRKGAEIEKLKVELQKRTNRDVFIDILEVNKPELDAQLVAENIALQLEKRVGFRRAMRKSVDSALRFGCKGIKVRVSGRLNGNEIARSEWYLQGRLPLHTLRADIDYGFAEARTTYGVIGVKAWIYRGDIYQQRRREPQAAVGTSVF; this is translated from the coding sequence ATGGGACAGAAAGTCCATCCTTACGGATTTCGGATTGGTATCAACAAGCCGTGGCGTTCGCGCTGGTTCAGCGAGCGCGACTATGACAAGCTCCTTGTCGAAGACGTCAAGCTCAAGAAAGAGCTCAAGGACAAGCTGAAGGCCGCCGGCGTCAGCTCGGTCGAGGTCGAACGTCCGGGCAACAAGCTGCGGATCATCATCCGCACCGCGCGTCCGGGCATTATCATCGGCCGCAAGGGCGCTGAGATCGAGAAGCTCAAGGTTGAGTTGCAGAAGCGCACCAACCGTGATGTTTTCATCGATATTCTTGAAGTCAACAAGCCTGAGCTCGATGCGCAGCTGGTAGCCGAGAACATCGCCCTGCAGTTGGAGAAGCGTGTCGGCTTCCGTCGCGCGATGCGCAAGTCCGTCGATTCGGCGCTGCGTTTCGGCTGCAAGGGTATCAAGGTTCGCGTCTCGGGCCGCTTGAACGGCAACGAAATCGCCCGTTCCGAGTGGTATCTGCAGGGTCGTCTGCCGCTGCACACGCTGCGCGCGGACATTGACTACGGCTTTGCCGAAGCGCGCACGACGTATGGCGTGATCGGCGTGAAGGCTTGGATCTATCGCGGAGACATTTACCAGCAGAGACGGCGTGAGCCGCAGGCTGCGGTGGGTACGTCGGTATTTTAG
- the rplV gene encoding 50S ribosomal protein L22 — MQLDTREFRAEAKFQRVSPQKARLVLDLIKGRGVEEALNTVAFTKKAVAPLVEKVLRSALQNANYLSQEQGLDVDVDNLYVKNAIANEGPRMKRIRPAPMGRAYRYQRRLAHIVISVAERKQDGLVQTVDAEASAAAKPAKKKAPVKKAAAKKTATKKPAAKKSPAKKAAKK, encoded by the coding sequence ATGCAATTGGACACACGGGAATTTCGGGCTGAAGCCAAGTTTCAGCGGGTATCGCCGCAGAAGGCGCGGCTGGTGCTCGATCTGATCAAGGGCCGCGGGGTGGAAGAAGCGCTGAATACAGTCGCGTTCACCAAAAAGGCTGTTGCTCCGCTGGTTGAGAAGGTGCTGCGCTCCGCGCTGCAGAACGCCAACTATCTGAGCCAGGAGCAGGGGCTCGACGTGGATGTGGACAACCTCTACGTGAAGAATGCGATTGCCAATGAAGGCCCGCGTATGAAGCGTATCCGCCCGGCGCCAATGGGCCGTGCTTATCGCTATCAGCGCCGCCTGGCCCACATCGTGATCTCCGTGGCTGAGCGCAAGCAGGACGGTCTGGTCCAGACAGTCGACGCGGAAGCGTCTGCCGCGGCGAAGCCCGCCAAGAAGAAGGCTCCTGTAAAGAAGGCCGCAGCCAAGAAGACTGCGACAAAGAAGCCGGCAGCGAAGAAATCGCCTGCCAAGAAGGCTGCGAAGAAGTAG
- the rpsS gene encoding 30S ribosomal protein S19 — protein MARSTKKGPFIDTHLTVKIDALNQANDKKVVRTWSRRSTIHPDFVGHTIAVHNGKKFVPVYVTENMVGHKLGEFAATRTFKGHSAKAAESSAKPR, from the coding sequence ATGGCACGGTCGACGAAAAAAGGCCCGTTTATTGATACCCACCTGACGGTGAAGATTGATGCGTTGAACCAGGCGAACGATAAGAAGGTCGTCCGCACCTGGTCGCGTCGCTCGACGATCCACCCTGATTTTGTGGGACACACAATCGCGGTGCACAACGGCAAGAAGTTTGTGCCGGTGTACGTGACGGAAAACATGGTGGGACACAAGCTGGGTGAGTTTGCGGCCACGCGCACATTTAAGGGTCACTCGGCGAAGGCCGCGGAATCGTCGGCGAAGCCGCGGTAA
- the rplB gene encoding 50S ribosomal protein L2, with amino-acid sequence MPIKTYRPITPSLRFQTTLVNDDITTDKPYKPLLQIKQRTGGRRNSGDLTIRHHGGGHKQKLRLIDFKRNKYGVPGKVATIEYDPNRSSRIALISYADGEKRYILQPVGLKVGQTVMSGPEADILVGNALPLKNIPAGTTVHNVELRPGKGAQMVRSAGSSAQLVAKEGDYALLKLPSGETRKVLVECMATIGQVGNTDHENVTIGKAGRNRWKGIRPTNRGVSMNPVDHPHGGGEGKTSGGRHPVTPWGQPTRGYKTRNNKRTDAFIVSRYSK; translated from the coding sequence ATGCCGATCAAGACATACAGACCGATCACACCATCGCTGCGGTTTCAGACCACGCTGGTGAATGACGACATCACGACGGACAAGCCGTATAAGCCGCTGCTTCAGATCAAGCAGCGCACCGGCGGACGCCGCAACTCGGGCGACCTGACCATTCGTCACCACGGCGGCGGCCACAAGCAGAAGCTGCGTTTGATCGACTTCAAGCGCAACAAGTATGGCGTTCCGGGCAAGGTGGCAACGATTGAGTACGATCCGAACCGGTCCTCCCGAATTGCTTTAATCAGCTACGCGGACGGCGAGAAGCGCTACATCCTGCAGCCGGTTGGGCTGAAGGTTGGACAGACCGTGATGAGCGGTCCCGAGGCCGACATCCTCGTCGGCAACGCGCTGCCGCTCAAAAACATTCCTGCCGGTACGACGGTGCACAATGTGGAGCTTCGTCCGGGCAAGGGCGCGCAGATGGTGCGCTCGGCTGGTTCTTCAGCGCAGCTGGTGGCCAAGGAAGGCGACTACGCGCTGCTGAAGCTGCCTTCCGGCGAAACCCGCAAAGTGCTGGTGGAGTGCATGGCGACGATTGGCCAGGTGGGCAACACCGATCACGAGAACGTGACGATCGGCAAGGCCGGACGCAATCGCTGGAAGGGTATCCGTCCTACGAACCGCGGTGTCTCGATGAACCCGGTCGATCACCCGCACGGTGGTGGTGAGGGCAAGACCTCAGGCGGACGTCATCCGGTGACCCCGTGGGGCCAGCCGACACGCGGCTACAAGACGCGCAACAACAAGCGGACCGACGCATTCATCGTCAGCCGCTACAGCAAGTAA
- a CDS encoding 50S ribosomal protein L23: protein MPTTYTVIRRPLITEKGLGVKETEGTLVFEVAAKATKTEVKQAVEALFKVKVSAVRTATVAGKERRRGKFAGFRPDWKKAYVRLKSGEKMPDYVNNL, encoded by the coding sequence ATGCCGACAACGTATACAGTCATTCGCCGCCCGCTGATCACCGAAAAGGGACTGGGCGTTAAGGAAACTGAAGGAACGCTGGTTTTTGAAGTAGCCGCGAAGGCGACCAAGACCGAAGTGAAGCAGGCAGTCGAGGCTCTCTTCAAGGTGAAGGTGTCCGCTGTGCGCACGGCCACTGTTGCCGGCAAAGAGCGCCGTCGCGGTAAGTTTGCCGGTTTCCGCCCCGACTGGAAGAAGGCGTATGTGCGCCTGAAGTCGGGCGAGAAGATGCCGGATTACGTGAACAACCTGTAG
- the rplD gene encoding 50S ribosomal protein L4, with translation MANIDVFDLGGQKVGSLELADEVFAPSEVNEALLWEAVKHYRASLRQGTAATKNRKLVSGSGKKLWKQKGTGRARIGSVRSPLWRHGGTVHGPQPRSYDYAFPKKKLLGALRSALAAKLQDGKITVVESFELSEPKTKLYRQALNKLEAKKTALLVENSKELSPNVVLGARNLKGVELMLNNEVHPYDLLRYERAIFSRPALEQLQADLKKTVSKRRKAEVA, from the coding sequence ATGGCAAACATTGACGTATTCGATCTCGGTGGACAGAAGGTTGGCTCGCTGGAGCTGGCTGATGAAGTCTTTGCGCCGAGCGAGGTAAACGAGGCGCTTCTGTGGGAAGCGGTGAAGCACTATCGTGCTTCGCTGCGCCAGGGAACGGCGGCGACGAAAAATCGCAAGCTGGTTTCCGGTTCGGGCAAGAAGCTCTGGAAGCAGAAGGGCACGGGCCGCGCGCGTATCGGCTCGGTGCGTTCGCCTCTGTGGCGGCATGGCGGCACGGTGCACGGACCGCAGCCCCGCTCCTATGACTATGCCTTCCCCAAGAAGAAGCTGCTGGGCGCGCTCCGCTCAGCGCTTGCCGCAAAGCTGCAGGACGGCAAGATCACGGTCGTCGAGAGCTTTGAGCTGAGCGAGCCCAAGACGAAGCTGTACCGTCAGGCGCTCAACAAGCTCGAAGCCAAGAAGACCGCCCTGCTGGTTGAGAACAGCAAGGAGCTGAGCCCAAATGTGGTTCTCGGCGCGCGCAATCTTAAGGGTGTAGAGCTGATGCTGAACAACGAAGTGCATCCGTACGATCTGCTGCGCTATGAGCGCGCGATCTTCTCGCGGCCTGCACTCGAACAGCTGCAGGCGGACCTCAAGAAGACGGTTTCAAAACGTAGAAAGGCGGAGGTGGCCTAA
- the rplC gene encoding 50S ribosomal protein L3 yields MSVTGILGKKIGMTQVFDEKGEVHPITVLQAGPCVITQLKTAAKDGYDAAQIGLVEFVKASKVTKPLQGHFAKNNVPPVKLLKEVPVEVAAKKPAEGEESSNGAVKAGDKVLVDIFSDEKYVDVVGTSKGRGFAGVVRRHNFGGGPKSHGHMFQVQGSIGASSFPSRVFPGQRMPGHMGVDRVTVRNLRIRGIDIEENLIMVEGAVPGPRDGYVLISKAKAPPRERRGFAGSGTVDPLKASKKASAKKK; encoded by the coding sequence ATGTCAGTTACAGGGATTTTAGGCAAGAAGATCGGTATGACGCAGGTGTTCGATGAGAAGGGTGAAGTTCACCCGATCACCGTCCTGCAGGCCGGTCCTTGCGTGATTACACAGCTTAAGACGGCTGCGAAGGACGGCTACGACGCAGCCCAGATTGGACTGGTCGAGTTCGTGAAGGCTTCGAAAGTAACGAAGCCCCTGCAGGGACACTTTGCCAAGAACAACGTTCCTCCGGTGAAGCTTCTGAAGGAAGTTCCGGTGGAAGTCGCTGCGAAGAAGCCTGCCGAGGGCGAGGAGTCCTCGAATGGCGCTGTCAAGGCCGGCGATAAGGTCCTGGTCGATATCTTCTCCGACGAGAAGTATGTCGACGTTGTGGGTACGAGCAAGGGCCGTGGATTTGCCGGCGTTGTTCGCCGCCACAATTTCGGCGGCGGTCCCAAGTCGCACGGACACATGTTCCAGGTGCAGGGCTCGATCGGCGCATCGTCGTTTCCTTCGCGCGTGTTTCCCGGGCAGCGCATGCCGGGTCACATGGGCGTGGATCGCGTGACGGTTCGCAACCTGCGTATTCGCGGGATCGATATTGAAGAGAACCTGATCATGGTCGAAGGTGCGGTACCGGGTCCTCGCGACGGCTATGTGCTGATCTCGAAGGCGAAGGCTCCGCCGCGCGAGCGCCGCGGATTCGCGGGTTCGGGCACGGTCGATCCTCTGAAGGCTTCAAAGAAGGCTTCAGCAAAGAAGAAATAG
- the rpsJ gene encoding 30S ribosomal protein S10, which yields MVGQRIRIRLKAYDYRVLDTSTGEIVDTAKRTGAQVAGPIPLPTVKNKYCVLRSPHVDKKSREAFEIRTHKRLIDILEPTQQTVDALMKLDLPAGVDVEIKAFEK from the coding sequence ATGGTTGGACAGAGAATTCGCATTCGGCTGAAGGCTTATGACTACCGCGTACTCGACACTTCGACGGGCGAGATTGTAGACACCGCGAAGCGTACGGGCGCGCAGGTAGCCGGGCCGATTCCGTTGCCGACAGTGAAGAACAAGTATTGCGTGCTGCGTTCGCCGCACGTCGACAAGAAATCGCGTGAAGCTTTCGAGATCCGTACGCACAAGCGGCTGATCGACATTCTCGAGCCGACCCAGCAGACGGTCGATGCCCTGATGAAGCTCGATCTTCCTGCCGGTGTGGACGTCGAGATCAAGGCTTTCGAAAAATAG